In Actinomadura citrea, a single window of DNA contains:
- a CDS encoding DUF1707 SHOCT-like domain-containing protein produces MAPRDEIRIGDAERDAVMVALHDHFAEGRLDRPELDERLEAVLAAKTRGDLRPLVRDLPSPTGLPEPAEEAPWRSPPGSAWEPGMAVMFGGPGHPAWDRRHRHMARRHRHMAHRHRHGPVFPVFPLLFAAFLVLAFTAGPGTGLLVVLQIALAVWVVRAVLLAFGIRRARRHAPGS; encoded by the coding sequence ATGGCACCGCGGGACGAGATCCGCATCGGCGACGCCGAACGCGACGCCGTCATGGTCGCCCTGCACGACCACTTCGCCGAGGGCCGGCTGGACCGCCCCGAGCTCGACGAGCGGCTGGAGGCCGTGCTCGCCGCCAAGACGCGCGGTGACCTGCGCCCCCTCGTCCGGGACCTGCCGTCCCCGACCGGACTGCCCGAACCCGCGGAGGAAGCCCCGTGGCGGTCCCCGCCCGGGTCGGCGTGGGAGCCGGGGATGGCGGTCATGTTCGGCGGGCCCGGGCACCCCGCCTGGGACCGCCGCCACCGGCACATGGCCCGTCGCCACCGGCACATGGCCCACCGCCACCGGCACGGGCCGGTCTTCCCGGTCTTCCCCCTGCTGTTCGCGGCGTTCCTGGTGCTCGCCTTCACGGCAGGGCCCGGCACGGGGCTCCTCGTCGTCCTGCAGATCGCGCTGGCCGTCTGGGTCGTGCGCGCGGTCCTGCTGGCGTTCGGGATCCGCCGGGCCCGGCGCCACGCCCCCGGCTCCTGA
- a CDS encoding PadR family transcriptional regulator: MGHMHGRGPWGRGDFPNFGALFGGGPGPFGPPGGFGHGPGPRPPWARGRGGPWGRGAKARKGNVRAAILVLLAEEPRNGYQIIQEINERSDGAWKPSPGAVYPALQQLADEGLIAGDESGGRRTFHLTDEGRAHVEENAERLAEPWAEMTPEFGEGVPELFKQAAQTGAAVMQIVHSGSPEQVGQAKDVLSEARRSLYRILADDLDDAGPTADDTEE; this comes from the coding sequence ATGGGGCACATGCACGGCCGCGGCCCGTGGGGCCGCGGCGACTTCCCGAACTTCGGCGCCCTGTTCGGCGGCGGACCGGGCCCCTTCGGCCCGCCCGGCGGGTTCGGCCACGGGCCCGGCCCGCGCCCGCCGTGGGCGAGGGGGCGCGGCGGTCCGTGGGGCCGGGGCGCCAAGGCCCGCAAGGGCAATGTCCGGGCGGCGATCCTCGTCCTGCTGGCCGAGGAGCCGCGCAACGGCTACCAGATCATCCAGGAGATCAACGAGCGCAGCGACGGGGCCTGGAAGCCGAGCCCCGGCGCGGTCTACCCGGCACTGCAGCAGCTCGCGGACGAGGGGCTGATCGCGGGCGACGAGTCCGGAGGCCGCCGCACCTTCCATCTCACCGACGAGGGCCGCGCCCACGTGGAGGAGAACGCCGAGCGGCTGGCCGAGCCTTGGGCGGAGATGACGCCCGAGTTCGGCGAGGGCGTCCCGGAGCTGTTCAAGCAGGCCGCGCAGACGGGCGCCGCGGTGATGCAGATCGTCCATTCCGGCTCGCCCGAGCAGGTCGGCCAGGCGAAGGACGTCCTGTCGGAGGCCCGCCGCAGCCTGTACCGCATCCTGGCCGACGACCTGGACGACGCCGGGCCGACGGCCGACGACACCGAGGAGTGA